The genome window AGCGACATCCTCCAGACGCCCACTGAGGCGTCCCGCGAGTTTGAGCTCAATGTCAAGGTGAaggtgagtgtgagtgtgggGGGGTgcgagaggaggcgctcaaACCAGGCCGCGAACATGCCGCCTGCCCGGTTCCCTTCGCCGGTGCCCTTTGGTTCCAACAAGGTGTGTGCTGCGTCGCGGCACAGCTTCGTTGTAGTTATTCCGAGGtaagctgacaccagaaTGACAAGGTCCCTCCGTCGTCGGTGAATAATGAGCTGCTCAATTCGATCAATTGAGCTGCGCCTGCGATTCGATCAGTTGAATGTTCTCACCCCGTCCCACTTCCATCATTACCAGTTAGTGTATCTGTATAGTTCAGAAGCCCAAGTTTAGAAGTCCCATGTAAGCGCGTCCAGTTGCAAACTCGTACATGCCACCTGCCACATTCCACAATGCCCACATTCTCATTCCTCCTCTGGCAGCTTTGTCTGCTCGAGTGCAGCCCACCCAACACGTTTCTCGAGGCTCTTCTGCGtcatctcgcgcgccttgacgagccGCTGGAGGCGCTCAATATCCTCAATGTCGTCATAACTCGGCGGAGCTGGTGCCTTtccctcttcttctccttgtgGCGGCTTGGATCCCGCAATAGTCTTGCGCATATCGGAAATCTCACAGTCTAGCCCAACGAGTACAGACCGCAGTTCGCGTCGCGTAAGCATACCCACGAGCTCCTTGCTACTCGTATGCGCGACAGTCGTGATGTGGGTGAACCGCACCGGCTTGCGTCAGCTACGATTCATCTTCGACTTCTCACCCCAAGCATGTCCCCTCCAAACCAGCGGCACACGATACAGAGCACGTCGACTGCCCCCAGTTCACCCAGTGTCCTTCGTAtccgctcgccgccgaaccgctcgccatcgtcctcgctcgCTTCCAACAGCTACCGTTAGATTGATGAGTCTAGACGTACTGTACCTGGTAAtctccctcgccgccagTTCCGTCCTTTCCCTCTCCTAAagcgagcgcgcgcaccGCCCACATTCGGTGGTCTGGTTCACGGGCGCGTTCTTTGCCAGGCCGTCGCCCAGGAGCACGTGATTCGCCGTGGGCAAACGCTCCGTCGTCCGAGGCGATTAGTTCGGCGCCGACCAGTCGCACGACGTCTAGAGCGCGCACGGCGCGAGATGCTTCTTTCTTCAATGTTTCGGCAGTGCGCACGGACGAGGGCGGGACGAAGGAGAGTGCGAAGGCGATgaaggtcgaggatgacgcgTTCAGTGGTGGGCTGGAGGCCAggagtggtggaggtgccGGCGAAGCTGAAGGTGAAGACTTGAGCCAGCTGTCCAGGGAGGGCGCGAGGGCTGGTgccgcgtcgagctgccGCGCACGTTTTGATGCGGGTTCTGCTGTCGGAGGTGAGGAACGCTTCGACATTGCTGGTGCGGAGAGTGCAGATGAAGATGGTCACCAATGTGCGCTGAGGTGGATGACGAATGTGGAGGTCCATCACGTGACTACAGACTCGGATAGTCTGGGCCTGCTGTCATGTTGATGCTACTgcttctcctccgcgcGCCACCGCTACATCCTCCCGCCCTCCACTGCTGCTATACATGTACATGCAATGCTCTACACAAtcgactcgagctcgtgagtcagctcgagcgcgggcCGGATCATGCTCTGCATCGGCGCCCCACGCTTGATGCCCTTCCCGCCCGCAATGTCTAACGCGAtgcgcgacgagccgtGTGCCGCAACTGCTGCAAGCGCAATGTCGGGGATCGGCGACTTGGGGAAAGTGAACGTCTGGGTGGATGGCTCGAGGCTCCATccgcgctggcgtcagatCGTGGTTGCTGGGGCAACAGAAGCGTGCTCTTGTCGCACTGACTCACCTCAACTGTGAACTGCACAAGCAACGAcgtctcgccgtccttgaagaagaggagctgcgccgcgttggcgagcggCAGGGACGGGTACGATGTCTCGATTGTGAGGGCGATCTGCTCGCGGATGGTGCCCATCAGGCGGTCTAACAGTACGGCGTACTCCTCGCGGGGTACGCGCTCGCGGGCACGGTAGATCTTGTTGTACGCTCCCTCCATCATCcagcgctcgaggtcgacagGCCAGCGCACAAACACGTCGCCCAGGTCTGCAATGTCGAGTGCCTCGAGAGTCATATGGAACTGCGAGTACTTGCCCTCGCTGAGcatggcgaggagctcgaggccgatgaTTATAGGCCGGttgggggaaggggtgaGCGTGTTGGCAAGGTTGACGTAGAAGGGCTGCAGGGCCGCGTTGTACTGAGCATATCCAGCCAGGTTGCCGCGCCGCAGCGCGTTGAACGCCGCGATCTCGAGGATGGAGCCTGGGGTGAGATTAGTAGGAGGGAAGAAGCTCACGGGCTGCGAGCAGATCCTGGACGTTGGCGTTTGGTGGGGCAAAGTAGAGGCCAGActgcgcgagcttgatCTGGATGTCAGTAACTGTTCAAGTCGACTAGCACACCTTGAGCTGCGTGGCGAGCTTTgcaacctcgtccttgttgCCGGCGTCAAACAGCTTCTGGAGCTGAGACACGGACTCTTGCAAGTCGAGCGACATGGTGGAAGGGATGGGGGAAGCCTTGCGGGACGGtgcggggaaggtgacgaTGCGTGTTGTTGTGGTGCGTGCAGACACGTCAAGGGGAGCCGTCTATGCTTCTATGCAGGTGCGCTGGCAGGATGCGGCGGTGGTTGTCGTTCCAGCCGAGCGCGTTGTTGTGGTTGAAGTCTATGCAGTGAGAGTCGACAAGAGAGAGatagagagagagagattgGGTTAACAATGGGTCTGATGTTCGAATCGTAAGCGGCAGTAGATTGCGTCAGTACCTGGATCATTGACAAGGAGACGCGTGGCCTGGGTGGTAGGGGTATTGAGGTACAGTAGGGTGCCACTTTACGAAAACGCCGTGTGGGGGGAATAtcaaggtggaggtcatGAGGTCTTCGGACTTGTACCCAAGGGGtgagaggaaggaaggaagggatAGCAGCCGCCCACTAGTAAACCTAGCTTACCTATCCTACCTAACCAACCAAGACTTGCCCAGGATTACCTCGAAATCTACGAGAGCGCATCATCATCCCCTTCGTCTTCACGACTCGTAACATCGTTCTCATCTCTTCTCACTACTCTTGCTCTTGCAACTCTCCTCAAACGCCGCTTGGTCCCCagccctctcctcctcgcatCTGCTCCGTTTCTAAAGTCGTGGCCGCCTCTCAAAACAACTCTACACCGACAGTGTAACTTTTCCCCATCGTACACCACACACCCATCCACCTCCAGTGAGTCCTCCCTCAtcgccaccttccctcctcacaCATCCCCGTCTCCATCTGCGCCTTATTTTGAGGACAACTACGTCCTCGAacatctccctcctccccctgTCACGCGACGACTTCGGACATGTACTGAACATTACAGCCGCCATGTCCGCCCCTGTCCCTGCCAACGGTCACGCATCTACCTCCACTGAGCAGGCCCCGGTCGCTGCTCCCGCTGTTACGATGGCTTCCTCGGCTGCTTCGATCCAGCCCAGCGATGTCGGATGGCAGTTTGTTCCCCAGTACTAGTGAGTCTGCGGAaaggcgacggcgcgagAAAGTTGCGAGTGGAGGGGCGGATCTCGCGACGTGCGTCGTGGCAATGTGTCTGGAGCGGGGACTGGTGATGAACCACCTGCAACATTCATAATAAGCGAGATTGGCCTGTGAGCAGAgcaggaggaagagggacCAGCGGGCGAGCGAGCCACACCATTTAGCACGCGGTCCTGCAACATTCTCTCGGCCCGGCCTGAGGCGCACAGGCCTGTTGATGGTTCGGTCACCGACGTCGTCCACCAATGAGCCAGCTAACATATTCAGCAACTTTGTGAACAAGCAGCCCCACCGTCTCCACTGCTTCTACAACAAGCGGTCAACGTTCTTgcatggcgaggagggcgaggacacTGCCGTCGCCTTCGGCCAGGCGGTGAGTGGCTTACGCATGGCTCCGCTGACAGACCAGGAGATCCATGAGCGCATCACCAAGATCGGGTACGACCAGTGCAAGGTTTACATCAACTCGATCGACTCGCAGTCGTCGGCGAACGGTGGCGTTATCATCCAGGTCCTCGGTGAGATGTCAAACGCGAACAAGCCCTGGCGCAAGTTTGCTCAGACCTTtttcctcgccgagcagccTAATGGCTACTTTGTGCTGAACGACATCTTCCGCtacctcaaggaggaggccgacgaggacgaggagcccgaggtcgacgacgctccCGTCGTCAGTTCGGCACCGGGTACCCAGGCCGACGCTGCGCACGCGCAGCAGGTGCCGGCTGCGGCCGTTGCCATCGAGCAGGAGTCCGAGGAGGAGTCTGTCAAGCAGGAGACTGCCGCTCCGGAGGTccccgaggagaaggcccCTGAgcccgaggtcgtcgccccTGTCgtgaaggaggaggagaagccggaggagaaggcgccCGAGCCTGCCCCCGTTGCAGTGGAGGAGCCAGCGCCGGCTGTCCCAGAGcctgtcgtcgaggaggccaagcccGAGCCTGCTGCTCCGGCTCCTgccgccgctcccgccTCTGAGAAGGCTGTCACCCCTGCCAACGGCTCGGCCGCTCCCTCGGGCAGTGCCACCCCCGCTGCCCAGCCTGCTCCTGTGGCTGCTCCTGCCGCTCCTCCCAAGCCCGCTCCTCCCAAGTCGTGGGCGAGCCTCGCAGCCAGCGGAGGAAAGGCCTGGGCGACTGTCACGGCGCCGGCCGCTACTCCCAAAAAGGTCGAGCCTGCCCCGGCGCCCGTTGCCCCGGCCCCGGCGCCGGTCGTCGCTGCGGCGCCTGCCCCGGCTGCGGCCCAGAAGGGCTCGGCCCAGTTCGAGCAGGCGATGGCCGTCAAGACGGCTCACTGCTTCGTCAAGCTCCCCAACTGGTCGACTGGCGGTGACGCGGCTGCCGAGACGATTGACGAGACGTCTCTCCGCAACATTGCTTCGCGCTTCGGTGACGTGAGCAAGGTCGAGATtgtcaagggcaaggcaTGCGCGTTTGTCGAGTTCTCGAAGGTCGAGTCGGCACGCAAGGCGATTGTTGCTTCGCTTCCTACGCAccagggcggcgagggtggtgTCGTCCatggcgagggcaagcTTAA of Cutaneotrichosporon cavernicola HIS019 DNA, chromosome: 4 contains these proteins:
- a CDS encoding uncharacterized protein (Uncharacterized protein family UPF0029), which produces MSKRSSPPTAEPASKRARQLDAAPALAPSLDSWLKSSPSASPAPPPLLASSPPLNASSSTFIAFALSFVPPSSVRTAETLKKEASRAVRALDVVRLVGAELIASDDGAFAHGESRAPGRRPGKERAREPDHRMWAVRALALGEGKDGTGGEGDYQLLEASEDDGERFGGERIRRTLGELGAVDVLCIVCRWFGGDMLGPVRFTHITTVAHTSSKELVGMLTRRELRSVLVGLDCEISDMRKTIAGSKPPQGEEEGKAPAPPSYDDIEDIERLQRLVKAREMTQKSLEKRVGWAALEQTKLPEEE
- a CDS encoding uncharacterized protein (Nuclear transport factor 2 (NTF2) domain), giving the protein MGLMFESLAQDYLEIYESASSSPSSSRLVTSFSSLLTTLALATLLKRRLVPSPLLLASAPFLKSWPPLKTTLHRQCNFSPSYTTHPSTSTAMSAPVPANGHASTSTEQAPVAAPAVTMASSAASIQPSDVGWQFVPQYYNFVNKQPHRLHCFYNKRSTFLHGEEGEDTAVAFGQAEIHERITKIGYDQCKVYINSIDSQSSANGGVIIQVLGEMSNANKPWRKFAQTFFLAEQPNGYFVLNDIFRYLKEEADEDEEPEVDDAPVVSSAPGTQADAAHAQQVPAAAVAIEQESEEESVKQETAAPEVPEEKAPEPEVVAPVVKEEEKPEEKAPEPAPVAVEEPAPAVPEPVVEEAKPEPAAPAPAAAPASEKAVTPANGSAAPSGSATPAAQPAPVAAPAAPPKPAPPKSWASLAASGGKAWATVTAPAATPKKVEPAPAPVAPAPAPVVAAAPAPAAAQKGSAQFEQAMAVKTAHCFVKLPNWSTGGDAAAETIDETSLRNIASRFGDVSKVEIVKGKACAFVEFSKVESARKAIVASLPTHQGGEGGVVHGEGKLNFETRKEKDERAKFRRGGAPETGGRGGGQTRTNSERGGTAGRGGRGRPRGGASGQAK
- the RPN12 gene encoding uncharacterized protein (CSN8/PSMD8/EIF3K family), with translation MSLDLQESVSQLQKLFDAGNKDEVAKLATQLKIKLAQSGLYFAPPNANVQDLLAARSILEIAAFNALRRGNLAGYAQYNAALQPFYVNLANTLTPSPNRPIIIGLELLAMLSEGKYSQFHMTLEALDIADLGDVFVRWPVDLERWMMEGAYNKIYRARERVPREEYAVLLDRLMGTIREQIALTIETSYPSLPLANAAQLLFFKDGETSLLVQFTVERGWSLEPSTQTFTFPKSPIPDIALAAVAAHGSSRIALDIAGGKGIKRGAPMQSMIRPALELTHELESIV